A region from the Lolium perenne isolate Kyuss_39 chromosome 4, Kyuss_2.0, whole genome shotgun sequence genome encodes:
- the LOC127293044 gene encoding D-cysteine desulfhydrase 1, mitochondrial-like, whose translation MVPNTSILQLFSPHVTIRRRTSTAANSVTFAVSSTATQIGGFLSKKPYTPPSWASDLSLVPSHNFTLGQFPTPIHKWNLPNLPKDTEVWIKRDDLAGMELSGNKVRKLEFLMADAVAQGADCVITVGGIQSNHCRATAVAAKYVNLDCYVILVTSKLLVDEDPGLVGNLLVERLLGAHIDLVSKGEFSKIGSVALTDLLKKRLLEGGRKPYVISGGGSNSLGNWGYIEAVREIEQQIKLSGNVQFDDIVVACGSGGTVAGLALGSHLSTLKTKVHGFSVCYNPGYFYDNVQGLIDGLQSGLNSHDIVRIEDAKGLGYAMNTAEELKFVKDIAAATGIVLDPVYSGKAAYRMLKDMANNPTKWEGRKVLFVHTGGLLGLYDKVDQLSSLAGSWRRMDLQELIHTKKALTNVA comes from the exons ATGGTCCCCAATACTTCCATTCTCCAATTGTTCTCCCCCCACGTCACGATCCGCCGCAGGACCTCGACCGCTGCCAACAGCGTGACATTTGCAGTGTCTTCTACCGCAACCCAAATCGGCGGCTTCCTTTCTAAGAAGCCCTATACGCCGCCGTCTTGGGCCTCAGACCTATCACTCGTCCCGTCCCACAACTTCACCCTCGGCCAA TTTCCAACTCCGATTCACAAGTGGAACCTCCCCAATTTGCCGAAAGACACAGAAGTATGGATCAAG CGGGATGATCTCGCTGGCATGGAACTGAGCGGCAACAAAGTTCGGAAGCTTGAATTTCTGATGGCAGATGCCGTCGCGCAGGGTGCTGATTGCGTTATCACTGTTGGTGGTATCCAGAGCAACCATTGCCGAGCGACTGCCGTGGCTGCCAAGTATGTTAATCTTGATTGCTATGTGATACTAGTTACCTCCAAG CTTCTTGTGGATGAAGATCCTGGTTTGGTTGGTAATCTGCTTGTCGAGAGATTGTTGGGAGCGCACATTGACCTTGTCTCAAAAGGAGAATTTAGTAAAATTGGGAGCGTG GCTTTAACTGACTTGCTAAAAAAGAGGCTTTTGGAAGGAGGACGGAAGCCATATGTGATTTCTGGTGGTGGATCCAACTCATTAGGAAATTG GGGCTATATTGAAGCAGTAAGGGAGATTGAGCAGCAAATTAAGTTATCTGGCAATGTTCAGTTTGATGACATTGTTGTTGCATGCGGCAG TGGTGGAACCGTCGCAGGTCTTGCTTTAGGATCACATTTGAGTACCTTAAAGACGAAA GTCCATGGATTCTCTGTTTGTTATAACCCTGGCTACTTCTATGACAATGTTCAAGGTCTGATTGATGGACTTCAATCTGGTTTGAATTCCCATGATATAGTCAGGATTGAAGAT GCTAAGGGCTTAGGGTATGCCATGAACACAGCTGAGGAGCTTAAATTTGTAAAGGATATAGCTGCAGCAACAGGCATTGTTCTTGATCCAGTCTACAG CGGGAAGGCGGCATATCGTATGCTGAAAGACATGGCCAACAATCCAACCAAGTGGGAAGGTCGAAAGGTCCTCTTTGTTCATACTGGTGGTCTCCTTGGGTTGTATGATAAGGTGGACCAGTTGTCATCTTTGGCTGGGAGCTGGCGCAGAATGGACCTTCAAGAACTTATCCATACAAAGAAGGCACTT ACAAACGTGGCCTAA